In the Microtus pennsylvanicus isolate mMicPen1 chromosome 6, mMicPen1.hap1, whole genome shotgun sequence genome, one interval contains:
- the Plpp2 gene encoding phospholipid phosphatase 2 isoform X2: MAGVIITATVILVSSGEAYLVYTDRLYSRSDFNNYVAAIYKVLGTFLFGAAVSQSLTDLAKYMIGRLRPSFLAVCDPDWSRVNCSGYVQLEVCRGSPANVTEARLSFYSGHSSFGMYCMLFLALYVQARLCWKWARLLRPTVQFFLVAFAIYVGYTRVSDHKHHWSDVLVGLLQGALVACLTVRYVSDFFKSRPPQPCQEDQEPERKPSLSLTLTLGDGP; the protein is encoded by the exons ATGGCTGGGGTCATCATCACGGCCACCGTCATCCTT GTCTCATCGGGAGAGGCCTACCTGGTGTACACAGACCGTCTCTATTCACGATCCGACTTCAACAACTACGTGGCCGCCATCTACAAGGTGCTGGGGACCTTCCTGTTTGGGGCCGCTGTGAGCCAGTCTCTGACCGACCTGGCCAAGTACATGATCGGCCGGCTGAGACCCAGCTTCTTGGCTGTCTGTGACCCTGACTGGAGCCGGGTTAACTGCTCTGGCTATGTGCAGCTGGAGGTGTGCAGGGGCAGCCCTGCCAACGTCACTGAGGCCAG GCTCTCCTTTTACTCCGGACACTCCTCCTTCGGCATGTATTGCATGTTGTTCCTGGCG CTCTATGTGCAGGCCCGGCTCTGCTGGAAGTGGGCGCGGCTGCTGAGGCCCACGGTTCAGTTCTTCTTGGTGGCCTTTGCAATCTATGTGGGCTACACCCGTGTGTCTGACCACAAGCACCACTGGAGTGATGTCCTCGTCGGCCTCCTGCAGGGAGCCCTGGTAGCGTGCCTCACG GTCCGCTATGTCTCAGACTTCTTCAAATCCCGGCCGCCCCAGCCCTGCCAGGAGGACCAGGAACCGGAGCGCAAGCCCAGTCTGTCCCTGACGCTGACCCTCGGCGATGGACCTTAG
- the Plpp2 gene encoding phospholipid phosphatase 2 isoform X1 gives MERRWVFVLLDVLCVLVASLPFVILTLVNTPYKRGFYCGDDSIRYPYRPDTITHGLMAGVIITATVILVSSGEAYLVYTDRLYSRSDFNNYVAAIYKVLGTFLFGAAVSQSLTDLAKYMIGRLRPSFLAVCDPDWSRVNCSGYVQLEVCRGSPANVTEARLSFYSGHSSFGMYCMLFLALYVQARLCWKWARLLRPTVQFFLVAFAIYVGYTRVSDHKHHWSDVLVGLLQGALVACLTVRYVSDFFKSRPPQPCQEDQEPERKPSLSLTLTLGDGP, from the exons ATGGAGCGGAGGTGGGTCTTCGTGCTGCTGGACGTGCTGTGCGTGTTGGTCG CCTCTCTGCCCTTCGTCATCCTGACTCTGGTGAACACACCATACAAACGAGGGTTCTACTGCGGAGATGACTCCATCCGGTACCCCTACCGTCCAGACACGATCACCCACGGACTCATGGCTGGGGTCATCATCACGGCCACCGTCATCCTT GTCTCATCGGGAGAGGCCTACCTGGTGTACACAGACCGTCTCTATTCACGATCCGACTTCAACAACTACGTGGCCGCCATCTACAAGGTGCTGGGGACCTTCCTGTTTGGGGCCGCTGTGAGCCAGTCTCTGACCGACCTGGCCAAGTACATGATCGGCCGGCTGAGACCCAGCTTCTTGGCTGTCTGTGACCCTGACTGGAGCCGGGTTAACTGCTCTGGCTATGTGCAGCTGGAGGTGTGCAGGGGCAGCCCTGCCAACGTCACTGAGGCCAG GCTCTCCTTTTACTCCGGACACTCCTCCTTCGGCATGTATTGCATGTTGTTCCTGGCG CTCTATGTGCAGGCCCGGCTCTGCTGGAAGTGGGCGCGGCTGCTGAGGCCCACGGTTCAGTTCTTCTTGGTGGCCTTTGCAATCTATGTGGGCTACACCCGTGTGTCTGACCACAAGCACCACTGGAGTGATGTCCTCGTCGGCCTCCTGCAGGGAGCCCTGGTAGCGTGCCTCACG GTCCGCTATGTCTCAGACTTCTTCAAATCCCGGCCGCCCCAGCCCTGCCAGGAGGACCAGGAACCGGAGCGCAAGCCCAGTCTGTCCCTGACGCTGACCCTCGGCGATGGACCTTAG